A genome region from Schistocerca americana isolate TAMUIC-IGC-003095 chromosome 1, iqSchAmer2.1, whole genome shotgun sequence includes the following:
- the LOC124585019 gene encoding neuroligin-4, X-linked-like, translating into MAYSTRVVRTKYGPVRGLVLQQTVEAFLGVPYASPPVGALRYMPPLTPSPWRHTRLADALSPVCPQRTPDISNRSDALLRFPRGRLRQLELLLPLLANQSEDCLYLNLYVPRAGE; encoded by the coding sequence TACAGCACGCGCGTCGTGCGCACCAAGTACGGGCCGGTGCGCGGCCTGGTGCTGCAGCAGACGGTCGAGGCCTTCCTGGGCGTGCCGTACGCGTCGCCGCCCGTGGGCGCGCTGCGCTACATGCCGCCGCTGACGCCGTCGCCGTGGAGGCACACGCGCCTCGCCGACGCGCTGTCGCCCGTCTGCCCGCAGCGCACGCCCGACATCTCCAACCGCAGCGACGCGCTGCTGCGCTTCCCGCGCGGCCGCCTGCGCCAGCTcgagctgctgctgccgctgctcgcCAACCAGAGCGAGGACTGCCTCTACCTCAACCTCTACGTGCCGCGAGCCGGTGAGTAG